The Vicia villosa cultivar HV-30 ecotype Madison, WI linkage group LG1, Vvil1.0, whole genome shotgun sequence genome includes a region encoding these proteins:
- the LOC131643356 gene encoding uncharacterized protein LOC131643356 translates to MLAIQLSFIPSLKTNPIHPFSSTLQKQPYNMDIWSWISELPNSVEWNESNSPLIFELASDGHGDSTRSIHLKAERTSGSDSEAVVTFMVFLQGFHPFNAQKPLWVSEKCTISSENPNFLPLLLQLLQEIITNSPTAHDSTCPRSQLQKLKPEPIAWIIDSHTPESLSLFFNLVFTIHLFWLCACDAPSEAGSLYFHSLLAPILETASSRKLASVLRTFFITVGVDTELCFMRTLGYIIAKWCIIRELGVGLQTLVPSSSSSNPKFSYATESQGLWILKGYAPVMTMKLVRSNGQKSKFHGIDAKEAIIRYGLAHHQLEAHVQLEYTVRFLEGFIQVNARVDNIRLHVARLGFKHGDDVDFVEEKHFPSRARVWMGPEIGATYVAGLSLGRSTENNEREVEIEKNVKGDFEKSEISKVKASTRTSRRMRTKSWRMDQEAEGNAAIFDVVLHDNMTGQEVGSWRPLGDDSIHGLKGRYVGANRPFSKSGSVVIAGDEYGEEVGWKVSKEMEGSVLKWRIGGEFCVSYLPDQAKGSHFETRSVQWCDEVDLPLIPGKTT, encoded by the exons ATGCTGGCAATCCAATTATCATTCATTCCCTCCTTAAAAACTAACCCCATTCATCCATTTTCCTCCACACTCCAAAAACAACCATACAATATGGATATCTGGTCATGGATATCTGAACTCCCCAACTCAGTTGAGTGGAACGAGTCCAACTCACCACTCATATTCGAACTCGCTAGCGACGGACATGGCGATTCAACTCGCTCCATTCACCTCAAAGCTGAACGAACTTCCGGCTCAGACTCAGAAGCAGTAGTAACCTTCATGGTTTTCCTACAAGGCTTTCATCCATTCAACGCTCAGAAGCCACTTTGGGTTTCTGAAAAATGCACCATCTCTTCAGAAAACCCTAACTTCCTCCCTCTCCTTCTCCAACTCCTTCAAGAAATCATAACCAACTCACCCACAGCGCATGATAGCACTTGCCCTAGGTCTCAGCTTCAGAAGCTGAAACCCGAACCTATAGCATGGATCATCGACTCGCACACACCGGAATCCCTCTCGCTTTTCTTCAACCTCGTGTTCACTATCCATCTCTTCTGGCTCTGCGCTTGCGACGCCCCGAGTGAAGCAGGCTCACTTTATTTCCACTCACTACTCGCTCCCATTCTCGAAACGGCGTCGTCGAGGAAACTAGCTTCGGTTCTTCGAACCTTCTTTATAACAGTAGGCGTCGATACTGAACTCTGCTTCATGCGCACGCTTGGGTACATAATAGCAAAATGGTGCATTATAAGAGAGCTAGGCGTAGGTTTACAAACACTAGTTCCTTCTTCGTCGAGTTCGAATCCGAAATTCTCATATGCCACGGAGTCTCAAGGTTTATGGATTCTGAAAGGCTACGCACCGGTTATGACTATGAAACTAGTGCGAAGCAATGGGCAAAAAAGTAAATTTCATGGTATCGATGCTAAGGAAGCAATAATCAGATACGGTCTCGCGCACCATCAACTTGAGGCACACGTGCAGTTAGAATACACCGTTAGATTCCTTGAAGGATTTATTCAG GTTAACGCACGTGTTGATAATATTCGTCTCCATGTGGCGAGACTTGGTTTTAAGCATGGTGATGATGTGGATTTTGTTGAGGAGAAACATTTTCCTTCTCGGGCTCGGGTTTGGATGGGCCCAGAAATCGGAGCTACTTATGTCGCAGGTTTGAGTTTGGGCCGATCTACGGAGAATAATGAGAGAGAAGTGGAAATTGAGAAGAATGTGAAGGGTGATTTTGAGAAATCAGAGATTTCAAAGGTGAAAGCGTCGACGAGGACGTCGAGGAGAATGAGGACTAAGAGTTGGAGAATGGATCAAGAGGCTGAAGGGAACGCAGCGATATTTGATGTTGTTCTGCATGATAATATGACAGGCCAGGAAGTGGGCTCGTGGAGGCCCTTGGGGGATGATTCAATTCATGGTTTGAAAGGGAGGTATGTTGGAGCGAATAGACCGTTTAGTAAGAGTGGATCAGTGGTTATTGCGGGAGATGAATATGGAGAAGAAGTGGGGTGGAAGGTTAGTAAAGAGATGGAAGGGAGTGTTTTGAAGTGGAGGATAGGGGGAGAGTTTTGTGTTAGTTATTTGCCTGACCAGGCAAAAGGTTCTCATTTTGAAACTAGATCTGTTCAGTGGTGTGATGAAGTTGACTTGCCTCTAATTCCTGGAAAAACAACATGA